The Arthrobacter burdickii genomic interval CATGGGGTACGTCATGCAGTCCTCGGGCCTCCTGCCGCACCGCTCCGTGCTCGACAACATCGCGACGGTGCCACGTCTCAACGGGGTCGGGAAAGCCGACGCCCGCAGGCGCGCACAGGAACTGCTCGACGTCGTCGGCCTGTCCTCGGACCTGGGCGGCCGCTATCCCGGGCAGCTGTCCGGCGGGCAGCAGCAGCGCGTCGGAGTGGCACGCGCCCTCGCGGCCGATCCGCCCGTCCTGCTCATGGACGAGCCCTTCAGCGCGGTGGACCCCGTGGTCCGCGCCGAACTGCAGGAGGAACTGCTGCGCCTGCAGCGGGACCTCGCGAAGACCATCGTGTTCGTGACCCACGACATCGACGAGGCGACGATCCTCGGCGACAAGGTGGCCGTGTTCGCCGTCGGCGGCCGCCTCGCTCAGTACGCAGCGCCCGAGGAGATCCTCCGCGCACCCGTGGACGATTTCGTGGCGGGATTCGTCGGACGGGACCGGGGCTTCCGCCACCTCTCCTTCCAGGAGGGCGGCAATGTGGTCATCCACCCCGTCGAGACGATCGAGGTGGACCGCCTCGCGGACCCCACCGTCTCGGTGC includes:
- a CDS encoding ABC transporter ATP-binding protein, whose translation is MIEFRNVTKIYDGGRPAVDDLTMDIDRGRITVFVGPSGCGKTTSLRMINRMVEPTSGRILLEGQDVSQGKAAELRRSMGYVMQSSGLLPHRSVLDNIATVPRLNGVGKADARRRAQELLDVVGLSSDLGGRYPGQLSGGQQQRVGVARALAADPPVLLMDEPFSAVDPVVRAELQEELLRLQRDLAKTIVFVTHDIDEATILGDKVAVFAVGGRLAQYAAPEEILRAPVDDFVAGFVGRDRGFRHLSFQEGGNVVIHPVETIEVDRLADPTVSVRSPWTLLVDAGGRPHGWVPQATRGSITRQADAVPGGSLYRRGDTLRRALDAALSSPSGLGVAVDDDGRAIGVVHAAEVFELIESARLDRGRAEHNTAV